A stretch of Triticum urartu cultivar G1812 unplaced genomic scaffold, Tu2.1 TuUngrouped_contig_6923, whole genome shotgun sequence DNA encodes these proteins:
- the LOC125531271 gene encoding glutamate receptor 2.8-like, whose amino-acid sequence KGWRDIGFWTAQNELSQQLNKTRRATTHLNPVIWPGESIEVPRGFEIPISGKKLQVGVCTSGYPEFVKVEKDHITGATKAIGFSVDVFEEAVKRLPYAVPYEYVLFSTKDDGSMEDYNDFVYQVYLKKYDIVIGDITIRYNRTFYADFTLPYTESGIAMVVPVRDSINKNTWIFLKPLEPGMWFGSIVFFIYTGVVVLILEFLGNNENVRGPIPRQLGIMIFFSIFEEKELVQRFLSRIVLIIWLVFLMVLTSSYTASLTSMLTVQQLQPTVTDVHELLKSGEYVGYHRGSYVKGLLEELGFDRSKIKPYNSPDDFHNALSRGSNNGGIAALVHEVPYIKLFLANHCKGYTMVGPIYKAAGFGYALSKGNPLIGDISKAILNVTGGDTMIQIEKKWIGDRNNCQNLGPVTGSSRLTFANFRGLFILTGVASTSSLLIALIIYFYKKKHKSTEIVLDNENRPEESGINEENSEAQEVNQGGDEQNTQQASQGESGLEEQSSLEVVSETTDRQALLCPTMGQLSFSGVK is encoded by the exons AAAGGATGGAGAGATATTGGATTTTGGACAGCACAAAATGAACTCTCGCAGCAATTAAATAAAACCAGACGGGCAACAACACATCTAAATCCAGTTATCTGGCCAGGAGAGTCCATAGAAGTACCCCGAGGTTTTGAGATTCCTATAAGCGGGAAGAAACTTCAAGTTGGTGTGTGCACAAGTGGATATCCAGAATTTGTGAAGGTCGAAAAGGATCATATCACAGGTGCAACTAAAGCAATCGGTTTTTCAGTGGATGTATTTGAAGAGGCAGTTAAGAGACTTCCTTATGCAGTCCCTTATGAATATGTACTATTTAGTACCAAGGATGACGGAAGTATGGAAGATTACAATGATTTTGTCTACCAAGTTTATCTTAAG AAATATGATATAGTAATTGGAGATATAACAATAAGGTATAACAGAACATTCTACGCTGACTTCACTCTGCCATACACAGAATCAGGAATAGCAATGGTCGTTCCAGTCAGGGATAGCATAAACAAGAATACATGGATTTTCTTGAAGCCGCTAGAACCTGGAATGTGGTTTGGAAGCATCGTATTCTTTATCTACACTGGTGTGGTCGTATTAATATTGGAGTTTCTAGGCAATAACGAGAACGTCCGTGGACCAATTCCCAGACAGTTGGGGATTATGATCTTTTTCTCCATATTTGAAGAGA AAGAGCTTGTGCAACGCTTTCTGTCCCGGATAGTTTTGATCATTTGGTTGGTTTTCCTGATGGTACTTACATCAAGTTACACTGCAAGCTTGACATCAATGCTAACTGTACAGCAGCTTCAGCCAACTGTAACAGATGTGCATGAGCTCCTAAAAAGTGGAGAATATGTAGGATATCATCGTGGCTCCTACGTCAAGGGACTTTTGGAAGAACTTGGTTTTGACAGGTCGAAGATCAAGCCCTATAATTCCCCTGATGATTTTCACAATGCACTTTCAAGAGGAAGCAACAATGGTGGTATTGCTGCACTTGTGCATGAGGTTCCATACATTAAACTATTTCTGGCAAATCACTGCAAAGGGTACACTATGGTGGGACCAATTTATAAAGCTGCAGGTTTTGGATAT GCATTATCAAAGGGAAATCCCTTGATTGGAGACATCTCCAAGGCAATCCTCAACGTAACTGGGGGTGATACTATGATTCAGATTGAGAAGAAATGGATTGGAGATCGAAACAATTGCCAGAACTTGGGCCCAGTAACTGGTTCAAGCAGACTCACATTTGCCAACTTCAGGGGATTATTTATCCTTACTGGAGTTGCTTCAACTTCTTCCCTTTTGATAGCATTGATAATTTATTTCTACAAAAAGAAGCACAAGTCAACAGAGATTGTGTTAGACAATGAGAATCGACCAGAAGAAAGTGGAATAAATGAGGAAAATAGTGAGGCCCAAGAAGTAAATCAAGGAGGAGATGAACAAAATACACAGCAAGCAAGCCAGGGTGAAAGTGGGCTAGAAGAACAAAGCAGTTTAGAAGTGGTATCTGAGACAACTGACAGACAAGCATTGTTATGCCCAACAATGGGCCAACTGTCGTTTTCAGGGGTAAAATAG